CGGTCGCTCGCGAGGAACACGAGGAGGTCGGCCACGTCGTCGGGCCGCTCCCACCGGCGGATGCTGAGGGTGTCGAGCAGGCGGTCCTGCGCGGGCTCCGGCATCTCGGCGAAGCCGTTCATGGCGGTGGGGATCATGCCGGGCGCGTACGCGTTGACGGTGATGCCCCACGGCCCGAGCTCGCTCGCGAGCACGCGCGTGAACTGCACGACCGCGGCCTTCGACGCGCCGTAGGCAGCCGCCCCGACGCTCGGGATGACGGCCGCGAACGACGCCGCGTTGATGATGCGCCCGCCCCCCGCCGCCTTCATGGCCGGGATGACGGCCTGCGAGAGCAGGAACACCCCGCCCACGTTCACGTCGAACGCGGCCTGGAAGCGCGCGGGATCGAGCGTCTCGACCGACCCCTCCACGTTGATGCCCGCGTTGTTCACGAGCACGTCGACCCGGCCGGCCGCCTCGACCACCTGGGCGATCGCCGCCCGCACGGAGGCCTGGTCGGTGACGTCGGCGACGATCGCGGTGATCCCCTCCGGCAGCGCGTCTCGGAAGCGGAGGTCGAGCCCGAAGACCCGGCACCCCTCCTCCAGGAAGCGTTCGGCGATGGCGCGGCCGATACCCTGGGCGGCACCGGAGACGACGACGACCCTGTCGCGGAGGTCGATGAGCATGCGTGTTCCCCTCGGTCCCAATAGCGTTTCCCTCAACGTAGGGGAGACCGCCATGTCCGGAGCACGGACGCACGACCAGCACGACGACCACGACCTCGATGCGCGTGGGGAGGGATCGGCGAGCCCGCGGACGCTGTGGATCAGCGGCGCGGGATCCGGCGTCGGCCGGGCCACCGCGGTGGCCGCGGCCCGCGACGGCTGGCGCCTCGTGCTCTCGGGGCGCCGCCGGGAGGCGCTCGAGGAGACGCGCGCGCTCGTCGACGACCTCGGATCCACCGCGGTCGTCGCCCCGCTCGACGTGACCGACGACGCCGCGCTCGCCGCCATCGTCGCGGACCTCGACCGCCTCGACGGCGTCGTGGTCGCGGCCGGCCTCAACGCCCCGCGGCGCTCGTGGGCCGAGCAGGAGATCGCCGACTTCGACCGCATCGTCGCGACCAACCTCACCGGCCCCGCGCACCAGGTCGCGGCCGCGCTCCCGCTGCTGCGCGCATCCGGCGGCACGGTCGTGCTCGTCTCCTCGTACGCCGCGTGGACCCACTCGCCGGGCGCGGGCGTCGCCTACAGCGCCTCGAAGACCGCGCTCGGGACCCTGGTGCGCGACCTCAACGCGCAGGAGGCGGGCGCCGGGATCCGCGCCACGCACCTCTGCCCGGGCACCATCGACAGCGACTTCCTCGCGCTCCGGCCGACCGTGCCCGACGCGGCCGAGCGCGCCGCGATGCTCACGCCCGACGACGTGGCCCGCGCCGCGATGTTCGTGCTCGCCTCGCCGCCGCACGTGCGGATCGACGAGCTGGTGCTGTCCCCGATGTCGCAGCGCGGCGGGTTCTGACCGGGTGATCTGACGCGCTCAGTCCTCGTCGTCGTCCTCGCCGTAGCCCCGCCCGAGCGTCCCATCCGGGTCGTGCTTCCGGTGCCACCGCGCGTTCCGGATGTCGTTCCGCCGAGCCACCAAGGCCTTCCGGCGGAGGTCCCCCCGTGTCGCCGCGCGCATCCAGGCGTGCTCCACGACCCACGAATCCGGCGGGAGCCACCGCTCATGCGCGTCCACGAGCGCGCTCTCGACGGCCGCGTCGAGCATCGACACGTCGATCCCGCCGTCGTAGCAGCAGACGCTCCAGGTCATGTCCTCGGCCACGAGGAGGTAGCGTCCCTCCTCCTGGTGCCCGAGGTCGCAGAGGTCCCCCAGCGGGGGACGGCCGACGCGGATCCGGAACTCCTGCGTCCAGTCCTCGACGTCCTCCGCCGTCGACGCGCTCGGCTCCGTGAACGCCGCCCACGAGACGAGGCCCGGCAGCACGGTGTCCGGCTCCCTGAGGCCGCCGCGCCACAGCTCGATGACCAGGGTGCCGCGGACCCCCGTCAGTCGTTCGAGGGTGGTGACGACGCTCGCGTACCGCCGGCGTGCCGCGCGCCGATCGCGCGCCTGCCGAGCTTCCTGCCTCCCCCAGGGGAGCGTGTGGAACCGCATGCCGGGCCGGTACCAGCCGCTGTACGGCGGGTAGGGCTCGGGCCATCGCTCGCGCCACAGGTCGAGCAGCCGGGCCGCATCGGGATGCGCGTCGGGGGCGTCGGAGACCCGCGGCTCGGGGATGGTCACGGGGAGGGCGTCGGGATCGGCGGCGGGCACGGGGGAGCATCGCAGAATCCGGGGTCCGTCGGCGCGCGCGGTCCCCATGCCCCGGCGGGATCGAATCCGGCCCCCTTCCCTAGGCGATCGTCTCGCGAAGGCGTTGAGTGGTCTCTCGTCGCAACGATGCGACGACCAGGAGGCACCACCATGACCACCGACCAGCGCACGCGATCCGACGGGTCCGCCGTCCGACGCGGGCTCCTCACCTTCATGGCGGCCCCGCCGCCCGCACCCCGCCTCGACGACGCCACCGTCGCGCGCCGCTATCCGCGACTCCGCCTGCAGGTGTTCATGGGCATCTTCATCGGATACGCGGCCTACTACCTCATCCGCAACAACGTGCCGCTGGTGGCCACGATCCTCCGCGACGAGAACGACTTCAGCGCCCTCGGCCTCGGGATCCTCACCAACGGCGTGCTCCTCGCCTACGGCTTCAGCAAGTTCCTCAGCGCGATCGTCAGCGACCGCAGCAGCGCGCGCTGGTTCCTGCCCATCGGCCTGCTGCTGTCGGCCCTCGCGAACCTGGTGGTCGCGTTCGTCCCGGCCGTCGGTGCGTCCGTGGCGCTGTTCGCGGTGGTCATGATCGTCAACGGCTTCTTCCAGGGGATGGGCTGGCCGCCGTCCGGCCGCACCCTCGTGCACTGGTTCTCGACCTCCGAGCGCGGCGGCAAGACGGCCATCTGGAACGTCGCCCACAACGTCGGCGGCGCCGGCGCGGGCGGCCTCGCGGGTCTCGCCATCGCGACCTTCGGCACCTGGCAGAGCGCGTTCTGGTTCCCGGCGATCGTCTGCATCGTGATCGCGCTGATCGCCTTCGTGCTCCTCCGCGACACCCCCGAGTCCGAGGGCCTGCCGCCCATCGAGGAGCACCGGAACGACCCCGCGCCCGTCGAGACCGACGCAGCCGACGAGGGCGCGTCGACCTGGACCACCATCCGCCGCTACGTCATCGGCAACCGCACCATGGTGAACCTCGCGCTCGCCAACGTCTTCGTCTACACGCTCCGCTACGGCGTGCTCGTGTGGGCGCCCATCTACCTCGCGGACGTCCGCGGCGCGAGCCTCGGCGAGGGCATCGCCGGGTTCTCGCTGTTCGAGCTCGCGGGGATCCCCGGTACGCTGCTCTGCGGGTACATCAGCGACAAGGTGTTCCGCGGGCGGCGCTCGCCCACGGGGATCCTGTTCATGGCGGCGGTCGGCGTGGCCGTCGCGATCTACTGGCTCTCGCCGGCCGACGGCCCGCTGTGGGTGTCGCTCGCGGCGCTCGTGCTCATCGGCGGCCTGATCTACGGCCCGGTCATGCTCATCGGGCTCCAGGCGCTCGACCTCAGCCCCCGCAAGGTCGCGGGCACCGCGGCCGGCTTCACGGGCCTGTTCGGCTACGTGCTCGGCGCGACGCTCGCATCGACGGGCATCGGCGCCTCGGTGCACGCGTTCGGCTGGGACGTGACCTTCGTGCTGATCCTCGTGTGCGTGGCGCTCGCGATCGTACTGCTCGCGATCGTCGGCAAGGACGAATCGGCGCTGCGGCGCCGGCGCGAGGAGCGCGGGGACATCGCGGCCCGCTGACCCGGGGTGTGCCGGGCGCGCGTCAGCTCGCGCCCGGCACCACGATCCCGCGCTCGTACGCGAACACCACGGCCTGCACGCGGTCGCGCACGCCGAGCTTCAGCAGGAGGCGCGAGACGTGCGTCTTCACGGTGGCCTCGCCGAGGTAGAGGCGCTCCGCGATCTCGGCGTTGGCGAGCCCCTCGGCGAGGAGGCGCAGCACCTCGAGCTCGCGGTCGGTGAGGGTGGCGACGCGCGGGTCGGTCGGGATCGTGGGGATCGGCGCGGTGGAGGCGGCGTCGGCGGATCCGCGGCCGAAGCGCTCGATGACCCGGCGCGTGACGTCCGGCGAGAGCAGCGCGTCGCCGCGCGCGATCACGTGCACGGCCTCCACGAGCGACTCCGGCGACGCGCTCTTCAGCACGAAGCCGCTCGCGCCCGCGTCGAGCGCGGTGAAGAGGTAGTCCTCGCGGTCGAAGGTCGTGAGCATGAGGACACCGGCCGTGATCGCGGGGTCCGCCACGATGCGGCGCGTGGCCTCGAGCCCGTCGACGCGCGGCATCTGCACGTCCATGCAGATCACGTCGGGCGCGAGCGCCGCGGCCAGGCGCACGCCCTCCTCGCCGTCGGCGGCCTCGCCGACCACCTCGATGCCGTCCTCGCTCTCGAGGATCACGCGGATGCCGGCGCGCACGAGCGCCTGGTCGTCGACGAGGAGGACGCGGACGGACGCGGGCGCGGCGGGTGCGGGTGCGGTCGGGGCGGTCGGCTCGGTGCTCATGCGCGGGTCTCCTCGGGGGTCGGGGCGGGGATCGACGCGTCGAGCGGCACGGGCATCGGCACGGGCGGCACGACCGGCGCACGCCCCGTGGGCACCGAGGCCCGCACGAGGTAGCCGCCGCGCGCCTTCGGACCGATCTCGATGGATCCGCCGACCGCCGCCACGCGCTCCCGCATGCCGCGCTGGCCGAGGCCGCCCGGCCCGTTCCGCACGGATCCCTGGGCCGCGGCCGCCGCAGCACCCGCCGGTCCGCCGTCGCTCACCTCCACCTCGACGCGGTCGGCGAGGTAGCGCAGCCGGAGGTCGACGCGAGCACCCGTCCCCGCGTGCTTCCGCACGTTCGTGAGCGACTCCTGCGCGACACGGTAGACGATGAGGTCGACCGTGGGCGTCAGCGGCCGCGGCGTCCCGATCACGTCGAACGCGACCTGCAGGCCCGCGCCGCACGCGTCCGCCACGAGCTCCGACAGCTGGTCGACGCCGCGGGTCGACGCCGTGCGGGTGGGGTCGGCGTCGGCGCGCCCGTCGGATGCCACGTCGTCCTCGTCCTGGCGGAGCGCGACGAGCATGCGGTGCAGCTCCTCGATGGCGCTGCGCGCGTTGTCCTCCACGATGCCGAGCGAGGCCGCGGCCTTGTCGGCGTCGCGTGCGAGGACCCGCCGCGCCGCGCCCGCGTGCACGCCCATGACGGAGACGTGGTGCGCGACGACGTCGTGGAGCTCCCGCGCGATGCGCACCCGCTCGAGCGTGACGGCCTGCTCCGCGACCCGCTCCCGCTCCGTCGCGAGCTCGGCCGTGCGCGTCTCGAGGGCGCAGCGGTCGCGCGCCGACGCCCACGCGCGGTCGCCGAAGTACCAGGCGCCGCCGAAGTAGAGGAGGTTGGTGATGATGGAGATGAGGCCGGCGGCGACGGGGGCGGGGACCCACGCGTCGTCCGGGGCCCGCTCGAAGGTCGAGCCCGCGAGCGAGAAGTACCCCGAGGCCTGCAGCAGAGCGCTGAACAGCCACGCGAACATGCCGACCACGACGATCCCGCGCACGACGTTCGCCCGCAGGCGGTTCCGCCCCCAGGCGCCGAGCGAGTACATGGCGATGAACATGGCGATGTTCGAGAACAGCACCTCCGGCACGAACTGGTACGCGCCGACGATGAAGGTGGCGCCGATCACGAGCGTCACGGCCTCCGGCTGCAGGCGGCGGAGGGCCAGCGGGGCGGTCATGAGCAGGATCCACGCCGCGATGACCCACAGCGGCGGGCGCGTCGGATACATGCCGATCGCGTAGTAGAGGATGCAGCTCCCCGTCGTGAGCACGAGCATGACGAGCGCGAGGAGCACGTCGAAGCGCAGCCCCGCGCGGTCGGGACGCGGGCGCACCCAGAAGCGGTCGACGCTGTCGGGGGCGGATGCGGCGCTCATCCGCCCACGGTATCGACGCGGCCCGGCGCGCCGCATCCGCCGGATGACGGAACGCCCGCCGATGACGGGAGGCTGTGGCCGGACACCGGGATAGGCCGCACGGGTCAACCGGTGCCAGACTGGCGGCACGGGCGCATCCGCCCGGCCGTCTCTCCCGCACCGCCGCGGATCCTCCTCCGTGCACGCCGTCCGCCCGCACGAGAGGCGCCCGACCTCCCGTCCCGTGCCCTCGTCGCCCGTTCGCGCGCTCACCGGCCGGATCCGCTCGCACCACCGCCGACGCCCGCGCCGGCACGAAAGGACCCCATGTCCGACACCACCGCATCCGCCCGCCCGGCGGCCGGCGCATCCGGCGCGCCTGGCGCATCCGGATCCTCCTCCGCCCCCGTCGTCTCCCGCCGCGCCTGGCAGGCGCTCATCGTGCTGCTCGCGGGCATGTTCATCGCGCTGCTCGACACGACCATCGTGAACGTGGCGCTGCCCACCATCCGCACGAGCCTCGACGCCTCCGAGTCGACGCTGAGCTGGATCATCTCCGGCTACGCGCTCGCGTTCGGCCTCGCGCTGATCCCCGCGGGCCGCCTCGGCGACCGCTACGGGCACAAGTGGGTGTTCGTGACCGGCATCGCGCTCTTCACGCTCGCCAGCCTCGCGTGCGGTGTGGCTCAGGACGACCTCCAGCTCGTGATCGCGCGCGTGGTGCAGGGGCTCGCCGGCGGCCTGTTCGTGCCCGCGGTGACCGCCTTCATCCAGCTGCTGTTCCCGCCGCAGGCGCGCGGCAAGGCGTTCGCCATCATGGGCGCCGTCATCGGCGTCTCCTCCGCGCTCGGCCCGATCGTGGGAGGCCTGATCATCCAGGCCGCGGGGGAGGAGTCGGGCTGGCGCCTGGTCTTCTTCGTGAACCTGCCCGTGGGCCTCGCGACCGTGATCGCCGCGATCTTCCTGCTCCCGAGCCGCCAGGTGGCCGAGCAGGTCGCGGGCGACGTGCGCGCGCAGTCCGGGCAGCGCGCGGGCACGAAGCAGGGCGCGGCCGCGCCCGCCAAGGCCCCCGCCGCCTCGGGCGTCGACCTCGTCGGCATCCTCCTCGTGAGCGCCGGCCTCGTGGCCCTGCTCGTGCCGCTCATCGACGGCCAGGACCAGGGCTGGCCGCTCTGGACCTACCTCTCCCTCGCCGGCGGCGTCGTGCTCCTCGCGCTCTTCGGCGCGTGGGAGGTCATGCAGACGAAGCGCTCGAAGGGCGTCCTCGTGCCGCCGCACCTGTTCACGCACCCCGCCTTCACGGGCGGCGTGATCCTCGCGATGGTCTACTTCGCGGCGTTCACGAGCATCTTCTTCACCATCTCGATCCTCTGGCAGTCGGGCCTCGGCAACTCCGCGCTCGAGTCGGGCCTCGTCTCGATCCCGTTCGCGATCGGCAGCATCGTCGGCTCCTCGCAGAGCAACCGGCTCACCAACCGCCTCGGCCGCACCGTGCTCGTGATCGGCACCGCGCTCGTGAGCGTCGGCCTCATCTGGCTGTGGCTCGTGCTGCTGAACACGCAGGCCGCGGACCTCACCAGCTGGATGCTCCTCGTCCCGCTGCTGCTCGCCGGCATCGGCAACGGCCTCTTCATCGCCCCGAACGCGCAGTTCATCGTCGCGACGGTGGACCCGGCCGAGGCGGGCGCGGCGTCCGGCGTCATCGGCACCGTGCAGCGCGTCGGCTCGGCGGTCGGCATCGCGGTGATCGGCAGCGTGCTGTTCGCGGGCGTGGCCGGCGCCGGGATCCGCGGACCGCAGATGGTGCCGCAGGCGTTCACCGACGCGTCGGCCTCGGCCATGGGCGTCAGCGCGATCTTCGCGGTCGTCGCCTTCGCGCTCGTCTTCGCCCTGCCGCGGCGGGTGTCGCGCGGGCACTGACCCGCGCCGCTCCTGCCGCTCCACCTCTCGCCGATCCGGATCCGTCCGGGTCGGCGAGAGCCATTTCCGTGGGTGCGTACCTCTTCTATGCGGCGGCGATCCGCCCCCGCAGCCGGGCGAGCGCGTCCGCCGCTCCGTGCAGCACGGAGATGTGGCCGTCGCCCGGCCGGATCACGAGCTCCGCGCCCGGCACGCGGTCGGCGAGCCAGCGCGCGTGGGCGACCGGGGCGATCCGGTCGGCATCGCCGTGCAGCAGGATCACCGGGGCACGGACCGCCGCCAGGTCGACGCCCCAGTCGGCGACGAGAGCGAGGTCGTCGTCGACCATGCCGCCGATCCCCGCGTCGAGCCCGCGACCGGCCACCTCGTTCAACCACGCCCACTCGGTCTCCAGCGCGCGGAGGTCGCCGTCCGTGAACATCGCCGGGTCGAACGTCGACGCGGACAGCTCCTCCTCGAGCGCCTCGCGTCCGGCCACAGCGGCCCGCAGCTCGCGCTCGCCGCCCGCGTGCATGCCGGCGAACCAGTCGAGGCCCTCGGCGCGGATCGGCGCGAGGGCCGCGCCGCAGAGCGCGCCGAGCACGCGCCCCGGGAGCGCGGCCGCTGCGGCCAGGGCGAGCACCGCGCCGCTCGAGTGGCCGAGCACGGCGAACCGGTCGATCCCGAGCGCGTCGGCGACGGCCGCGTCGTCGGCAGCGGTGGTCGCGACGGTGCGGCCCGGGTCCCGGGTGGATCCGCCGTACCCCGGCCGGTCGTACGAGATCCAGCGGATCCCGCGGCCCGCCGGTGCCTCGACCAGCGGCGCGGGCGGCGGCCCGACGTTCGGCGTGCCGTGGTGGTAGACGACCACGAGGTCGGCGCCGTCACCCGGACCCGTGTCGTAGCAGTGCAGTGTGCGGCCGTCGGGGAGCCACAGATCCGTCTCGGTGAGCATGGGCCGAGCGTAGGCGCGCGTGCGCCCGGCGGACAGGGGCGTGGCGGGACCCGGGACGTGCGCGGCGCACGGTGACAGGATCGGCACATGGACGAGGCGCAGGGCAGCGAGCTCCGGGAGCTCCGCCGTCGCGCGTACGGACCCGCACCCGATCTCGACGACGCCGAGCTCGACCGGCTGCGGGAGCTCGAGGCGCGGCAGGGCGGGGCGGCCGGCGCCGCGTCGGATCCGCACTCGGCGGGCGCGGTCCCTCCTGTCGCTCCGTCCACGGCCCACCCCGGGGGTCCCGCCCCCGC
This genomic interval from Clavibacter michiganensis contains the following:
- a CDS encoding SDR family NAD(P)-dependent oxidoreductase, with translation MLIDLRDRVVVVSGAAQGIGRAIAERFLEEGCRVFGLDLRFRDALPEGITAIVADVTDQASVRAAIAQVVEAAGRVDVLVNNAGINVEGSVETLDPARFQAAFDVNVGGVFLLSQAVIPAMKAAGGGRIINAASFAAVIPSVGAAAYGASKAAVVQFTRVLASELGPWGITVNAYAPGMIPTAMNGFAEMPEPAQDRLLDTLSIRRWERPDDVADLLVFLASDRAGYITGTLVDVSGGKLATQMPQRAYEGEGAPERGPRDGAR
- a CDS encoding SDR family oxidoreductase, which translates into the protein MSGARTHDQHDDHDLDARGEGSASPRTLWISGAGSGVGRATAVAAARDGWRLVLSGRRREALEETRALVDDLGSTAVVAPLDVTDDAALAAIVADLDRLDGVVVAAGLNAPRRSWAEQEIADFDRIVATNLTGPAHQVAAALPLLRASGGTVVLVSSYAAWTHSPGAGVAYSASKTALGTLVRDLNAQEAGAGIRATHLCPGTIDSDFLALRPTVPDAAERAAMLTPDDVARAAMFVLASPPHVRIDELVLSPMSQRGGF
- a CDS encoding DUF3885 domain-containing protein — encoded protein: MPAADPDALPVTIPEPRVSDAPDAHPDAARLLDLWRERWPEPYPPYSGWYRPGMRFHTLPWGRQEARQARDRRAARRRYASVVTTLERLTGVRGTLVIELWRGGLREPDTVLPGLVSWAAFTEPSASTAEDVEDWTQEFRIRVGRPPLGDLCDLGHQEEGRYLLVAEDMTWSVCCYDGGIDVSMLDAAVESALVDAHERWLPPDSWVVEHAWMRAATRGDLRRKALVARRNDIRNARWHRKHDPDGTLGRGYGEDDDED
- a CDS encoding MFS transporter, coding for MTTDQRTRSDGSAVRRGLLTFMAAPPPAPRLDDATVARRYPRLRLQVFMGIFIGYAAYYLIRNNVPLVATILRDENDFSALGLGILTNGVLLAYGFSKFLSAIVSDRSSARWFLPIGLLLSALANLVVAFVPAVGASVALFAVVMIVNGFFQGMGWPPSGRTLVHWFSTSERGGKTAIWNVAHNVGGAGAGGLAGLAIATFGTWQSAFWFPAIVCIVIALIAFVLLRDTPESEGLPPIEEHRNDPAPVETDAADEGASTWTTIRRYVIGNRTMVNLALANVFVYTLRYGVLVWAPIYLADVRGASLGEGIAGFSLFELAGIPGTLLCGYISDKVFRGRRSPTGILFMAAVGVAVAIYWLSPADGPLWVSLAALVLIGGLIYGPVMLIGLQALDLSPRKVAGTAAGFTGLFGYVLGATLASTGIGASVHAFGWDVTFVLILVCVALAIVLLAIVGKDESALRRRREERGDIAAR
- a CDS encoding response regulator, with amino-acid sequence MSTEPTAPTAPAPAAPASVRVLLVDDQALVRAGIRVILESEDGIEVVGEAADGEEGVRLAAALAPDVICMDVQMPRVDGLEATRRIVADPAITAGVLMLTTFDREDYLFTALDAGASGFVLKSASPESLVEAVHVIARGDALLSPDVTRRVIERFGRGSADAASTAPIPTIPTDPRVATLTDRELEVLRLLAEGLANAEIAERLYLGEATVKTHVSRLLLKLGVRDRVQAVVFAYERGIVVPGAS
- a CDS encoding sensor histidine kinase, with amino-acid sequence MSAASAPDSVDRFWVRPRPDRAGLRFDVLLALVMLVLTTGSCILYYAIGMYPTRPPLWVIAAWILLMTAPLALRRLQPEAVTLVIGATFIVGAYQFVPEVLFSNIAMFIAMYSLGAWGRNRLRANVVRGIVVVGMFAWLFSALLQASGYFSLAGSTFERAPDDAWVPAPVAAGLISIITNLLYFGGAWYFGDRAWASARDRCALETRTAELATERERVAEQAVTLERVRIARELHDVVAHHVSVMGVHAGAARRVLARDADKAAASLGIVEDNARSAIEELHRMLVALRQDEDDVASDGRADADPTRTASTRGVDQLSELVADACGAGLQVAFDVIGTPRPLTPTVDLIVYRVAQESLTNVRKHAGTGARVDLRLRYLADRVEVEVSDGGPAGAAAAAAQGSVRNGPGGLGQRGMRERVAAVGGSIEIGPKARGGYLVRASVPTGRAPVVPPVPMPVPLDASIPAPTPEETRA
- a CDS encoding MFS transporter: MSDTTASARPAAGASGAPGASGSSSAPVVSRRAWQALIVLLAGMFIALLDTTIVNVALPTIRTSLDASESTLSWIISGYALAFGLALIPAGRLGDRYGHKWVFVTGIALFTLASLACGVAQDDLQLVIARVVQGLAGGLFVPAVTAFIQLLFPPQARGKAFAIMGAVIGVSSALGPIVGGLIIQAAGEESGWRLVFFVNLPVGLATVIAAIFLLPSRQVAEQVAGDVRAQSGQRAGTKQGAAAPAKAPAASGVDLVGILLVSAGLVALLVPLIDGQDQGWPLWTYLSLAGGVVLLALFGAWEVMQTKRSKGVLVPPHLFTHPAFTGGVILAMVYFAAFTSIFFTISILWQSGLGNSALESGLVSIPFAIGSIVGSSQSNRLTNRLGRTVLVIGTALVSVGLIWLWLVLLNTQAADLTSWMLLVPLLLAGIGNGLFIAPNAQFIVATVDPAEAGAASGVIGTVQRVGSAVGIAVIGSVLFAGVAGAGIRGPQMVPQAFTDASASAMGVSAIFAVVAFALVFALPRRVSRGH
- a CDS encoding alpha/beta fold hydrolase, coding for MLTETDLWLPDGRTLHCYDTGPGDGADLVVVYHHGTPNVGPPPAPLVEAPAGRGIRWISYDRPGYGGSTRDPGRTVATTAADDAAVADALGIDRFAVLGHSSGAVLALAAAAALPGRVLGALCGAALAPIRAEGLDWFAGMHAGGERELRAAVAGREALEEELSASTFDPAMFTDGDLRALETEWAWLNEVAGRGLDAGIGGMVDDDLALVADWGVDLAAVRAPVILLHGDADRIAPVAHARWLADRVPGAELVIRPGDGHISVLHGAADALARLRGRIAAA